One Arthrobacter sp. FW306-07-I genomic window carries:
- a CDS encoding ThuA domain-containing protein — MTDRKHALVVRGGWDGHQPYEATELFIPYLKDNGYDVRVEESPKVYADAEYMAGVDLIMQCMTMSTIEKDEFAGLRTAVENGTGLAGWHGGIADSYRNTSDYLHLIGGQFACHPGKHPDECIGEQSDNYVPYTVNMLPAAAEHPITKGIKDFDLVTEQYWVLADDYIDVLATTTQKVREWDPWHREVTSPAIWTRQWGKGRIFVCTPGHRVEILQDQNVRTIIERGLLWASR; from the coding sequence ATGACAGATCGCAAGCACGCGCTGGTCGTCCGCGGCGGCTGGGACGGCCACCAGCCCTACGAGGCCACCGAGCTCTTCATTCCCTACCTCAAGGACAACGGCTATGACGTCCGGGTAGAGGAATCGCCCAAGGTCTACGCCGACGCCGAATACATGGCCGGGGTGGACCTGATCATGCAGTGCATGACCATGAGCACCATCGAAAAGGACGAATTCGCCGGACTGCGGACGGCCGTGGAAAACGGCACCGGCCTGGCCGGCTGGCACGGTGGCATCGCCGACTCCTACCGGAACACCTCCGACTACCTGCACCTGATCGGCGGCCAGTTCGCCTGCCACCCCGGCAAGCACCCGGACGAGTGCATCGGCGAACAGTCGGACAACTACGTTCCGTACACCGTCAACATGCTGCCCGCCGCGGCGGAGCACCCCATTACCAAGGGCATCAAGGACTTCGACCTGGTCACCGAGCAGTACTGGGTCCTCGCCGATGACTACATCGATGTCCTGGCCACCACCACCCAGAAAGTCCGCGAGTGGGATCCCTGGCACCGCGAAGTGACCTCCCCGGCCATCTGGACCCGCCAGTGGGGCAAGGGACGCATCTTCGTCTGCACTCCCGGCCACCGCGTCGAAATCCTCCAGGACCAGAACGTACGCACCATCATCGAAAGGGGCCTGCTGTGGGCAAGCCGTTGA
- a CDS encoding carbohydrate ABC transporter permease, producing MSTVLKSNTQEARTGSLGSTAAAKRGLGTKLRGLNIPGGLGGWIWLAIIILPVYYVVITSLKTQAGYFGQNPLAIPTEPTLENYQLVLEADFAQYFMNSAIVTLGSVIPTVLISFMASFAIVRGAGRFLKLVNGMFLMGLAIPLQATIIPIYLMIIRLNLYDSLLALMLPSIAFAIPLTVLILSNFIRDVPNELFESMRLDGCSEWQTMWRLALPLTRPAIVTVAIYNGLHVWNGFLLPLVLTQSPSLRVLPLGLWTFQGEFSVNIPAVLASVVLSTLPILVLYVVGRRQLLAGLTAGFSK from the coding sequence GTGAGCACCGTCCTGAAAAGCAATACCCAGGAAGCCCGCACCGGGTCGCTTGGCAGCACTGCAGCCGCCAAGCGGGGACTTGGCACCAAGCTTCGGGGCCTCAATATCCCCGGTGGCCTGGGCGGCTGGATCTGGCTGGCCATCATCATCCTGCCCGTCTACTACGTGGTAATCACCAGCCTCAAGACGCAGGCCGGCTACTTCGGCCAGAATCCGCTGGCCATCCCCACCGAGCCCACGCTGGAGAACTACCAGCTGGTCCTGGAGGCGGACTTCGCCCAGTACTTCATGAACAGCGCCATCGTCACGCTCGGTTCCGTGATTCCCACGGTGCTGATCTCATTTATGGCATCGTTTGCCATCGTTCGCGGCGCCGGCAGGTTCCTGAAGCTGGTCAACGGTATGTTCCTGATGGGGCTGGCCATCCCGCTGCAGGCCACGATCATCCCCATCTACCTGATGATCATCCGGCTTAACCTGTATGACAGCCTGCTGGCGCTGATGCTGCCGTCCATTGCCTTCGCCATTCCGCTGACGGTGCTGATCCTGTCCAACTTCATCCGCGACGTCCCGAACGAACTGTTCGAGTCCATGCGGCTGGACGGCTGCAGCGAGTGGCAGACCATGTGGCGGCTGGCCCTGCCCCTGACCCGGCCGGCCATTGTGACGGTTGCCATCTACAACGGGTTGCATGTCTGGAACGGGTTCCTGCTTCCGTTGGTTCTTACCCAGAGCCCCAGCCTGCGTGTCCTGCCCCTGGGCCTGTGGACCTTCCAAGGTGAATTCAGCGTCAACATTCCTGCCGTTCTCGCCTCCGTGGTGCTTAGCACACTGCCCATCCTGGTGCTTTACGTCGTCGGCCGGCGACAGCTGCTCGCAGGCCTGACCGCCGGCTTCAGCAAGTAA
- a CDS encoding sugar phosphate isomerase/epimerase family protein, whose amino-acid sequence MTRPITLFTGQWADLPFEEVARLAGEWGFDGLEIACWGDHLDPRRAAEDDNYLQGRLDILEKNNLKVFAIANHLTGQAVCDDPIDERHRDILSAETWGDGEPEGVRRRAAEAMKDTARAAARLGVKTVTGFTGSSIWKAVAMFPPASQAMIDAGYQDFADRWNPILDVFEEEGVRFALEVHPSEIAYDYWTAKRTLEAIGHRESFGLNFDPSHFIWQDLDPVMFLQDFADKIFHVHVKESVRQLDGRNGRLGSHLAWADPRRGWDFVTAGHGDVQWNRIFRTLNAIGYEGPTSIEWEDAGMDRLIGAPQALAMVQELARIAPPAAAFDAAFASR is encoded by the coding sequence ATGACACGACCAATCACGCTCTTTACCGGCCAGTGGGCCGACCTGCCCTTCGAGGAGGTGGCGCGGCTTGCCGGCGAATGGGGCTTTGACGGGCTCGAAATCGCCTGCTGGGGCGACCACCTTGACCCCCGCCGGGCCGCCGAGGACGACAACTACCTCCAGGGCCGTCTGGACATCCTCGAAAAGAACAACCTCAAGGTGTTCGCCATCGCCAACCACCTGACCGGACAGGCCGTGTGTGACGATCCCATCGACGAGCGCCACCGGGACATCCTGTCGGCAGAGACCTGGGGCGACGGCGAGCCCGAAGGGGTGCGCCGCCGGGCAGCGGAGGCCATGAAGGACACCGCACGGGCGGCTGCCCGCCTCGGGGTGAAGACAGTAACGGGTTTCACCGGCTCCTCCATCTGGAAAGCCGTGGCCATGTTCCCGCCGGCCTCGCAGGCAATGATCGACGCCGGCTACCAGGACTTCGCCGACCGCTGGAATCCCATCCTTGACGTCTTCGAGGAAGAGGGTGTCCGGTTCGCCCTGGAAGTCCACCCGTCCGAAATCGCCTACGACTACTGGACCGCCAAGCGCACGCTTGAAGCCATCGGGCACCGCGAGAGCTTCGGCCTGAACTTCGACCCCTCCCACTTCATCTGGCAGGACCTGGACCCGGTGATGTTCCTGCAGGACTTCGCAGACAAGATCTTCCACGTTCACGTGAAGGAATCCGTCCGCCAGCTTGACGGCCGCAACGGCCGCCTGGGCTCGCACCTTGCCTGGGCGGACCCCCGGCGCGGCTGGGACTTCGTCACGGCAGGGCATGGCGATGTGCAGTGGAACCGCATCTTCCGGACCTTGAACGCCATCGGCTATGAAGGTCCCACCAGCATCGAATGGGAGGACGCCGGGATGGACCGGCTCATCGGCGCCCCGCAGGCGCTGGCCATGGTCCAGGAACTGGCCCGGATCGCCCCGCCGGCAGCTGCCTTCGACGCCGCCTTCGCCAGCCGCTGA
- a CDS encoding carbohydrate ABC transporter permease — protein sequence MSNAVSTAPGPSVGVRNSKQTEQRKAALAWLTIPALFFFLVFAVIPLAGVLILSFTSWDGIGAIGAAGLDNWFSVLADPGLYNALGLTFLIMIVSWLVQTPISLLLGVFTAGSQRYRAVLAVLYFLPLLLSSAAVAIAFKALLDPNFGLATGLGLPFLAQDWLGVPQLALGLVIFVIAWQFVPFHTLIYQGGVRQIPKSLYEAAQIDGAGTIKQFFHITLPQLKYTIITSSTLMVVGSLTYFDLIFVLTGGGPGNSTRILALDMYLRGFRANLMGPASVIAVILVIIGLALALFLQRLGGKDKQGSQLEGL from the coding sequence ATGAGTAACGCCGTCTCCACCGCCCCGGGGCCCAGCGTCGGCGTCAGGAATTCCAAGCAGACCGAACAGCGCAAGGCCGCGCTGGCATGGCTGACCATTCCTGCACTGTTCTTCTTCCTGGTGTTCGCCGTCATCCCGCTGGCTGGTGTGCTCATCCTCAGCTTCACCAGCTGGGACGGCATCGGTGCCATCGGGGCGGCGGGACTGGACAACTGGTTCTCCGTGCTGGCAGATCCGGGGCTGTACAACGCCCTGGGCCTGACCTTCCTGATCATGATCGTCTCCTGGCTGGTCCAGACGCCCATCAGCCTCCTGCTGGGCGTCTTCACCGCGGGAAGCCAGCGCTACCGGGCGGTCCTGGCCGTGCTGTACTTCCTGCCCCTGCTGCTGTCTTCAGCCGCCGTCGCCATCGCTTTCAAGGCGCTGCTGGATCCCAACTTCGGCCTGGCAACCGGCCTCGGCCTGCCGTTCCTTGCCCAGGACTGGCTGGGTGTCCCGCAGTTGGCCCTCGGCCTGGTCATCTTCGTCATCGCCTGGCAGTTCGTGCCGTTCCACACGCTCATCTACCAAGGCGGTGTGCGGCAGATCCCGAAGTCTTTGTACGAGGCGGCCCAGATCGACGGGGCCGGGACCATCAAGCAGTTCTTCCACATCACCCTTCCGCAGTTGAAGTACACGATCATCACCTCCTCCACGCTGATGGTGGTGGGTTCACTGACCTACTTCGACCTGATCTTCGTCCTCACCGGCGGCGGGCCCGGAAACTCCACCCGCATCCTGGCCCTGGACATGTACCTCCGCGGCTTCCGGGCCAACCTCATGGGTCCGGCCAGCGTCATCGCCGTCATTCTCGTCATCATCGGCCTTGCACTCGCTTTGTTCCTCCAGCGCCTTGGGGGCAAGGACAAGCAGGGCAGCCAATTGGAAGGTTTGTAG
- a CDS encoding GGDEF domain-containing protein, which produces MVLDTATLRIAFGLMALVLVVLFYFSAYRVTRSPYSAWWCGALLFFLSGSACFLLDGTPHQWWANPVGNTLLVHGGVAVWAGARSLRTVPRPRWAFTGIPLATLVASLLDHPATNTWSGGPVFLAAMSLTIGLASRELWRLEPGYSRVRIPMAVAAGGLSAYYFFRWLAFLVEGPDGAIFVTVFGSAVTTMVTMVLLVVVSFSMAGLSTEQQTRALRVVATRDDLTGLLNRKAFLDLAAEQLADRTITGGSGALILADLDHFKVVNDTHGHAAGDLALQAFADACVATVRSTDLAGRYGGEEFVILVPGANAERAETIAEEISRRLAGAEAPDGMEMPTASYGISTYDGGTSDVDRLIAAADAALYRAKSLGRNRAARSDELH; this is translated from the coding sequence ATGGTTCTGGATACGGCAACCCTGCGCATCGCGTTTGGCCTGATGGCCCTGGTGCTGGTGGTTCTCTTCTACTTTTCCGCCTACCGGGTAACCCGCTCGCCCTACAGCGCCTGGTGGTGCGGCGCCCTGCTCTTCTTCCTTTCCGGCTCCGCCTGCTTCCTGCTGGACGGCACGCCGCACCAGTGGTGGGCCAACCCGGTGGGTAACACGCTGCTGGTGCATGGCGGAGTTGCCGTGTGGGCGGGCGCCCGCTCGCTGCGCACGGTGCCCCGGCCCCGGTGGGCCTTCACGGGTATTCCGCTTGCCACCCTGGTGGCGTCCCTGCTGGACCATCCCGCCACCAACACCTGGTCCGGCGGTCCGGTGTTCCTCGCCGCCATGAGCCTGACCATCGGACTGGCGTCGCGTGAGCTGTGGCGGCTCGAGCCGGGCTACTCGCGGGTGCGGATTCCCATGGCAGTGGCCGCGGGCGGGCTGTCCGCTTATTACTTCTTCCGTTGGCTGGCGTTCCTGGTGGAGGGCCCGGACGGGGCCATTTTCGTTACCGTTTTTGGATCCGCCGTCACCACCATGGTGACCATGGTGCTGCTGGTGGTGGTGTCCTTCAGCATGGCCGGGTTGAGCACCGAACAGCAGACCCGCGCCCTGCGGGTGGTTGCCACCCGGGACGACCTCACCGGACTCCTGAACCGCAAGGCCTTCCTGGACCTGGCTGCGGAACAGTTGGCCGACCGCACCATCACCGGTGGCTCCGGCGCGCTGATCCTGGCCGACCTTGACCATTTCAAGGTGGTCAACGATACCCACGGCCACGCCGCAGGCGACCTGGCGCTGCAGGCCTTCGCTGACGCCTGCGTTGCCACGGTCCGCTCCACCGACCTGGCCGGCAGGTATGGCGGGGAAGAATTCGTGATCCTGGTCCCCGGGGCCAACGCCGAACGGGCAGAGACGATTGCCGAGGAAATCAGCAGGCGGCTGGCAGGCGCCGAAGCGCCGGACGGCATGGAGATGCCCACCGCCAGTTACGGCATTTCGACCTACGACGGCGGGACCTCCGACGTGGACCGCCTCATCGCCGCAGCGGATGCGGCCCTGTACAGGGCCAAGTCACTGGGAAGGAACCGCGCCGCCCGCAGCGATGAGCTGCACTAG
- a CDS encoding extracellular solute-binding protein — protein MKQPQTSRRSFLALAALTPFAVAATSACGTSGPGASSGNGGASMWFLSGEPNQTNMQKAVDAFNQANPDNKIAITFFQNDAYKTKIKTAIGANQAPTIIYNWGGGTLKTYAEANQVEDLTSWLDSEPDLKKKFFPSTFSAATVNGKIYALPNMYVGPIVLFYNKELFQKAGVTPPKSWDDVMSLVKTFNGMGVAPFSLGGQSRWTSMMWLEYLLDRIGGPDVFKAIFEGKPNAWMDPAVIETGTKIQELVSADGFIKGFSSITADSNADQALLYTGKAAMMLHGSWTYGPMKKDGKNFVQDGKLGFVQFPSVPGGKGDPKNGVGNPANYQSISAKASDKEKESAKKFLKDGIMTDAMIDAYINSGSVPIVNGIESKLNTSPDKDFLNFVYDLAKNAPSFQQSWDQALSPTAAEALLNNIDQLFLKSITPQQFAENMNGTLGK, from the coding sequence ATGAAGCAACCCCAGACCTCACGGCGCTCTTTCCTCGCCCTCGCTGCCCTTACTCCCTTTGCCGTTGCCGCAACCTCTGCCTGCGGCACGTCAGGTCCGGGTGCCTCCAGCGGCAATGGTGGCGCCAGCATGTGGTTCCTGTCCGGTGAGCCGAACCAGACCAACATGCAGAAGGCTGTCGATGCCTTCAACCAGGCAAACCCGGACAACAAGATCGCGATCACGTTCTTCCAGAACGACGCCTACAAGACCAAGATCAAGACCGCGATTGGCGCCAACCAGGCACCCACCATCATCTACAACTGGGGTGGCGGCACGCTGAAGACATACGCCGAGGCAAACCAGGTTGAAGACCTCACCAGCTGGCTGGATTCCGAACCGGACTTGAAGAAGAAGTTTTTCCCCTCCACCTTCAGTGCCGCCACGGTCAACGGCAAGATCTACGCCCTGCCCAACATGTACGTCGGTCCGATCGTCCTGTTCTACAACAAGGAACTTTTCCAGAAGGCCGGCGTCACGCCGCCCAAGTCCTGGGACGACGTCATGTCCCTGGTCAAGACCTTCAACGGCATGGGGGTGGCACCCTTCTCCCTGGGCGGCCAGTCGCGCTGGACTTCCATGATGTGGCTCGAATACCTGCTGGACCGCATCGGCGGACCCGACGTGTTCAAGGCAATCTTCGAAGGCAAGCCCAATGCCTGGATGGACCCGGCTGTGATCGAAACCGGCACCAAGATCCAGGAACTGGTCTCCGCCGATGGCTTCATCAAGGGCTTCTCCTCCATTACGGCCGACTCGAACGCGGACCAGGCCCTGCTGTACACCGGCAAGGCCGCCATGATGCTGCATGGTTCCTGGACGTACGGTCCGATGAAAAAGGACGGCAAGAACTTCGTCCAGGACGGCAAGCTGGGCTTCGTCCAGTTCCCCTCAGTTCCCGGCGGCAAGGGCGACCCCAAGAACGGCGTCGGCAACCCAGCCAACTACCAGTCAATCTCCGCGAAGGCCAGCGACAAGGAAAAGGAGTCGGCCAAGAAGTTCCTCAAGGACGGCATCATGACGGACGCGATGATCGACGCGTACATCAACTCCGGTTCGGTCCCCATTGTCAACGGCATCGAGAGCAAGCTGAACACGTCCCCGGACAAGGATTTCCTCAACTTCGTTTACGACCTGGCTAAGAACGCCCCCAGCTTCCAGCAGTCCTGGGACCAGGCACTGAGCCCCACCGCCGCCGAGGCCCTGCTGAACAACATCGACCAGCTGTTCCTGAAGTCGATTACGCCGCAGCAGTTTGCCGAGAATATGAACGGCACCCTCGGGAAATGA
- a CDS encoding zinc-ribbon domain-containing protein, with product MLLLFGFKTVFKALPGRTATCPHCGAFIHHLLEEQATKFTLFFIPLLTVSRKFRITCTNCGYVSSISGRQKRALELRR from the coding sequence ATGCTCCTCCTCTTCGGGTTCAAGACCGTGTTCAAGGCGCTGCCGGGCAGGACAGCAACCTGCCCGCACTGCGGCGCTTTCATCCACCACCTCCTTGAAGAACAAGCCACGAAATTCACCCTGTTCTTCATTCCGCTGCTCACGGTGTCCCGGAAGTTCCGGATTACCTGCACTAACTGTGGCTACGTTTCGTCCATCAGCGGGCGTCAGAAGCGGGCCTTGGAGCTGCGCCGGTAG
- a CDS encoding LacI family DNA-binding transcriptional regulator — protein MTTKLPERTKPTLATVARQAGVSAPTVSKVVNGRDDVAPETRARILAVLEQAGYQSPVQRRAAAESGTVVEVVIDVLDSAYTIQVLNGILQFAAGADVEILVSVTGRSTPGRQTPERRAQRMLEEGRAGMIVVTSAFSEAQLHAFRRRQIPVVVIDPLNPPSADVVSVGATNWAGGKAATEHLLELGHRRIAYIGGIEGSECNQARLHGYMAALMAQGIAVDPQYVVSGGHFRTEGGVSGFKELLKLDSLPTAIFAGSDSIALGVLSEARHHGIRVPEDMSLIGFDGTNQGEQSVPSLSSVAQPLEEMGRAALRSLLRQAQGEVLDSHRVELATQVIVRESTAPPAA, from the coding sequence ATGACGACCAAATTGCCGGAGCGGACCAAACCCACGCTCGCAACCGTGGCCAGGCAAGCAGGAGTCTCAGCGCCCACTGTCTCCAAGGTGGTCAATGGCCGTGACGATGTAGCACCTGAAACCAGGGCGCGGATCCTTGCCGTGCTTGAGCAGGCGGGTTACCAGTCGCCGGTGCAGCGCCGGGCGGCCGCGGAAAGCGGGACCGTGGTCGAAGTGGTGATCGACGTGCTCGATTCCGCCTACACCATCCAGGTACTGAACGGCATCCTGCAGTTCGCCGCCGGTGCCGACGTCGAAATCCTGGTGAGTGTGACAGGCAGGTCCACACCTGGCCGGCAGACCCCGGAACGCCGGGCCCAGCGCATGCTCGAAGAGGGCAGGGCGGGGATGATCGTGGTGACCTCGGCATTCAGCGAGGCACAACTGCATGCCTTCCGCCGGCGCCAGATCCCGGTTGTGGTGATCGACCCGCTCAACCCGCCCTCCGCGGACGTGGTCAGTGTTGGCGCAACCAACTGGGCGGGCGGCAAGGCGGCCACCGAACACCTGCTGGAACTCGGTCACCGCCGCATCGCCTACATCGGCGGAATCGAGGGCTCGGAGTGCAACCAGGCGCGGCTGCATGGGTACATGGCTGCCCTGATGGCGCAAGGCATCGCGGTGGACCCTCAGTACGTGGTGTCCGGAGGCCATTTCCGCACCGAGGGCGGAGTTAGCGGATTCAAAGAGCTGCTGAAGCTGGACTCCCTCCCAACGGCCATCTTTGCCGGCAGCGACTCCATTGCCCTGGGTGTCCTCAGCGAGGCGCGGCACCACGGGATCAGGGTTCCGGAGGACATGAGCCTCATCGGTTTTGACGGCACGAACCAGGGCGAGCAGTCCGTCCCCTCGTTGAGTTCGGTGGCCCAGCCCCTTGAAGAGATGGGCAGGGCCGCACTGAGGTCACTCCTGCGCCAGGCCCAGGGCGAGGTGCTGGATTCCCACCGCGTGGAGCTGGCCACCCAAGTGATCGTCCGCGAATCCACCGCCCCGCCGGCGGCCTGA
- a CDS encoding Gfo/Idh/MocA family protein encodes MGKPLNVGIIGCGAIIAQYLTNFRRLDQVNLVAVADLDPARARAVADDYDGVRALSVEELLAADDIDLVLNLTIPAAHADVALKAIAAGKNVYGEKPLAATTEEARQVLDAARQAGVVVGCAPDTVLGTGIQTARKAIDDGLIGAPISASATMVTPGHERWHPNPDFYYQPGGGPLLDMGPYYVTALVTLLGPVVSVLGAASHTRNERTIGSGPRQGEKVPVTIDSHVTGILVHASGALSTLFMSFDAVKSKSPNIEIHGERGSLVVPDPNHFDGDVQLFSLGAEDWETLPVSAGYVDAGRGFGIADLASTPRGKEPRAGGALAYHALEVMESVLKAAHSGMTVSIQSTVERPESVALTVLAEQADALQAK; translated from the coding sequence GTGGGCAAGCCGTTGAACGTCGGAATCATTGGCTGCGGAGCCATCATCGCCCAGTACCTCACCAATTTCCGGCGGCTGGACCAGGTCAACCTGGTGGCCGTGGCGGACCTGGATCCGGCACGTGCCCGGGCCGTAGCGGATGATTACGACGGCGTCCGCGCCCTCTCGGTCGAAGAACTGCTCGCCGCTGACGATATCGACCTGGTTCTGAACCTGACCATCCCCGCCGCGCACGCCGACGTGGCACTGAAGGCGATCGCGGCCGGCAAGAACGTCTACGGCGAAAAGCCGCTGGCGGCCACGACTGAAGAGGCACGCCAGGTGCTGGACGCGGCACGCCAGGCAGGCGTCGTCGTCGGCTGTGCCCCTGACACCGTGCTGGGCACCGGAATCCAGACCGCCCGCAAAGCCATCGACGACGGGCTCATCGGCGCCCCCATCTCGGCATCGGCCACCATGGTGACCCCCGGCCATGAACGCTGGCACCCCAACCCGGACTTCTACTACCAGCCCGGTGGCGGCCCCCTCCTGGATATGGGCCCCTACTACGTCACCGCCCTTGTGACATTGCTGGGTCCCGTGGTGTCGGTACTGGGCGCGGCCAGCCATACCCGCAACGAGCGGACCATCGGCTCCGGGCCGCGGCAGGGCGAAAAAGTGCCGGTTACCATCGACTCCCACGTCACGGGCATCCTGGTCCACGCCTCCGGGGCGCTTTCCACGCTGTTCATGAGCTTCGACGCCGTGAAGTCCAAGTCGCCGAACATCGAGATCCACGGCGAACGCGGATCCCTGGTGGTGCCCGACCCCAACCACTTCGACGGCGACGTCCAGCTGTTCTCCCTGGGCGCCGAGGACTGGGAAACCCTGCCTGTCTCGGCGGGATACGTGGATGCCGGCCGCGGGTTTGGCATCGCCGATCTCGCTTCCACCCCCCGGGGCAAGGAACCCCGGGCAGGCGGAGCCCTTGCCTACCACGCGCTGGAGGTCATGGAATCTGTCCTCAAGGCCGCGCACAGCGGCATGACCGTAAGCATCCAGAGCACTGTTGAGCGGCCGGAAAGCGTGGCACTCACCGTCCTCGCCGAACAGGCAGACGCCCTCCAGGCGAAGTAG
- a CDS encoding Gfo/Idh/MocA family protein yields the protein MTTAKPLRVGMVGYAFMGAAHSHAWRTAPRFFDLPLQPQLTAVAGRNADGVRAAADKLGWDSVETDWRRLIERDDIDLIDICTPGNTHAEIAIAALEAGKHVLCEKPLANSVDEAERMTLAAETAAKNGVFSMCGFSYRRTPALALAKRFVEQGRLGEIRHIRAQYLQDWLSDANAPMTWRLDKSKSGSGSLGDIGAHSIDAAQWVTGMNINGVSAMLETFVRERPLAGDMVGLGGHGDLSDDAPRGQVTVDDAAIFSAKFDGGASAGAIGVFEATRYALGRKNAMRLEVNGTKGSLAFDFEDMNVLSFYDAAESPDAGFRRIFVTEPEHPYVGNWWPTGHGLGYEHGFTHQVVDLVTAIGEGRQPEPSFADALQVQRVLAAVESSAANSSQWQKV from the coding sequence ATGACCACCGCCAAGCCCCTGCGGGTCGGAATGGTGGGCTACGCCTTCATGGGTGCAGCCCACTCCCACGCCTGGCGCACCGCGCCCCGGTTCTTCGACCTGCCGCTGCAGCCACAGCTCACCGCGGTGGCCGGCAGGAATGCCGACGGCGTCCGTGCCGCCGCGGACAAGCTGGGCTGGGACTCTGTTGAGACTGACTGGCGCCGCCTGATCGAGCGCGACGACATCGACCTCATTGACATCTGCACTCCAGGGAACACCCACGCCGAGATCGCCATCGCCGCCCTGGAAGCCGGCAAGCACGTGCTGTGCGAAAAGCCGCTGGCCAACTCCGTGGACGAGGCTGAGCGGATGACGCTCGCGGCGGAAACGGCCGCAAAGAACGGCGTCTTCTCCATGTGCGGCTTCAGCTACCGCCGCACCCCGGCACTGGCACTGGCCAAACGGTTCGTGGAACAGGGCAGGCTCGGCGAGATCCGCCACATCCGTGCCCAGTACCTGCAGGACTGGCTCTCCGACGCCAACGCCCCCATGACCTGGCGGCTGGACAAGAGCAAATCCGGGTCCGGCTCCCTGGGTGACATCGGAGCCCACAGCATCGACGCGGCGCAGTGGGTCACGGGCATGAACATCAACGGGGTATCCGCAATGCTGGAGACCTTCGTCCGGGAACGCCCGCTTGCGGGCGACATGGTGGGCCTGGGTGGCCACGGCGACCTGAGCGACGACGCCCCGCGCGGGCAGGTCACTGTGGATGATGCGGCCATCTTCAGCGCAAAGTTCGACGGCGGCGCTTCCGCAGGTGCCATCGGCGTCTTCGAAGCCACGCGCTACGCCCTGGGCAGGAAGAACGCCATGCGCCTGGAGGTCAACGGCACCAAGGGTTCCCTCGCCTTCGATTTCGAGGACATGAACGTCCTGTCCTTCTATGACGCGGCGGAGTCCCCGGATGCGGGCTTCCGTCGGATCTTCGTCACCGAGCCCGAGCATCCCTACGTGGGGAACTGGTGGCCCACCGGCCACGGACTGGGATATGAACACGGCTTCACCCACCAGGTGGTGGACCTCGTCACGGCCATCGGTGAAGGACGCCAACCGGAACCATCCTTCGCCGACGCCCTGCAGGTGCAGCGGGTCCTCGCCGCGGTGGAGTCCAGCGCCGCCAACTCCAGCCAATGGCAAAAAGTCTGA